Genomic DNA from Mangifera indica cultivar Alphonso unplaced genomic scaffold, CATAS_Mindica_2.1 Un_0054, whole genome shotgun sequence:
GAGAATTAATCAAGAGAACCGTAATCAGCATTGTTGGGTGCTCAATGTTTCAATTATTCGCGCTGTTTGCAGTTTTTTATGAGACTTCTtggaaataaaaatgttatatatttgcTTATTGGAAAATAATAACGCCATATATTTCCTTTTCAAATTCATGTTTTGTGTATCTAATACTTAGAAAACTACCAGTGTTAGTTATTCCATTTTTCATTCATGACGTCTGTTTTATGAAGTTTCTGGTAAAATGGTGTAGAGAATGATGGTACATGTTTGCTCTACAAGACTTCAACTTCATGCTTCTTGTTTATAACACTAGAATGATGGTTAAGTTGTTTTTATACTACTTTGTATAGAAGAGTAATAGAAGATATTaacttttcatcttcttgtttTGCATAATAACCAATATTATCATGATTGGGGTTAAgtctttttttacttttttctatATATTGTTTAGAATAATAACATTAGATGCTTGCTCTTCAACTTCATGTGtcatatatgtaatattattgtGATTTGAGTAgggttccttttttttttttttttttttttgagaaataaCATTATTCACTTCCTGCATTGCTTTTGATGATGAAATGAATGATTTGGGTTTCTGTTTTAGTGAATGGTTTTGGGACTTAATGTTAATGGATGGTTAGGTCAAAGGCAAACCAGTACCCCAACACCTCTTTGATCCAGATTGAGGGAGTTAACACCAAGGAAGAGGTGGCATGGTACACTGGAAAGCGGCTGGCTTACATTTACAAGGCTAAGGTGAAGCAGAACGGTTCACACTATCGTTGCATTTGGGGCAAGGTCACCAGGCCTCATGGTAACAGTGGTGTTGTACGCGCTAAGTTCAAGTCCAACCTGCCCCCAAAGTCCATGGTATTGAACCACTGTCACTTTTgctattgttttttaattcctTCCAGGATAtttaggttttgattttttttggtatttttgttatttatgcaGGGTGATAGAGTTAGGGTCTTTATGTATCCCAGCAACATCTAAGGTATTTTAACCATTTCTGTATTtcacaaatttatcaattttaatcatttctgtttttcacaaatttatcaATTGCATCTTTGTTAAGTATTAGGTGTTCGCATGCAATATGAGTTCTTGTTGTTTggttatgatgtaattttttaacttcTATTTATTGCATCAAGTTGGTTTACTAGTTGTAATATTGTAGGGAGTTTTAATTTATCTCCTATTTTTTCATGCAGGTCCTTCAGTCTGTAGAGGCCAGTTGAGCGATGACTTAAAGGAAAAtgcattttacttgtttttataAGCTAAGGTTTAAGTTTTTGTGTTTTCAGCTGAATCATTTTTGGTTCTTTAGGATGATAAAGGGAACATTGTTTAATTTTACGAATGTCCGGATTTGTCAACCTATATGTTTCTGGTATTTTGAATATTTGGGTGCATGACAtcttattgatttaaatttgagtagGTTTATTATCTGTGGCGTGCTTCCGTCTTTCCAGTTCTGATGTTGCATTTTATTTGCTCGAGTCCAAATGAGTTATAGAATTGTTGACCTTGAAATGTTGGATTGTTTGTGGTGCCACAGGATAAGCCCGgtttatgatttatgcatgtggTCCTTTACATGTGAAGGATTTTTTCTgatttatgcttttggttcagATTTGTGCCAGTTTCTATTTATTGGTAGGTGGCAAGTTTGCAAtcacattattttgttttgaaatttttggtaCCAAATTATTGGGTATATTTGTTTTGGTTGTGCTTGCAAGGCGTATACGGCGTCTGATGGGGTGAAGCTGGTTTGGAGTTGTTGAATTcaggttttgaattttttttcaggGGTAGTTTGGGTTCAGGTGGATTAAGTGTTTGAGTGAGGAATAGAGGGTAACAGATGAGGTGGAGTGAGTGGTGGGAATTAAGGGTGGGTGGAGAGGAGAGGGATTTTGTGTTTTCTAGAGTGGAGTTGATGAGGTGATGGAAACTCAGGAACATGATTACAGAAATGAACAAGGACATCAGCAGGCGGCATAGTGATCTCAATAGAGAGGAAAATTGGGATCTTGAATTTGATCAATGGTGAGTGTTTTATGGGCATTTTTTATGAAGAAGGGTTGAATGAAGAAGATATGGATCTGGTTTTTGCTGCTATCACTCTGGCTGGTGGGTGGTAcggatttttaaaaaaaaaaaaattggaactAGAATCAAAACCTGTTGATTCTGCAAAATCTGGAATCAAAACGTATTTGAGGTTGGCCAGTTTGAGGTAGGTCAATTGTTCACCCCTAGATATTTAtgttacattaattaaaataaccatatTTTAAGAAGGATATACgaaaataattaagtatttaggCAGGTCATCTCATAATCACCAGTGTACTTCAAGTCTCCCTGAATTCTTTCTTCTGCTTTGTCATTTTGATTCATTTCATGCCGTTCTTTTTGTAATGTGAAGTAGTTGATGTTCCATAGTGGAACCATTCAAAGCTGTAATTATCAAGAAAACCtgtgagccgagctcgagccggCTGCGAgtcaagctcggctcgaatctaaccctatttaTGGGTGATGTGAAGTGGAAGAATCAAAGTAAGTTTAATTTAACTTAGAACCAAACACATTTGGGTCCAAATTGTTttcttgataaaatataaatatctattattataatatacatGGACCGTTAATTccatatttatttggtttaattttactaaaaactCCCTTAGTGCGATCCATGTACTTTATGCTTTATTCAAACATGATAATAGATTATTCTGAAATCTacatattatacataattaccgaaattactaaaacaataaAGATTGATTGATAGAGACGACGACGGGATGAATGCCTTAATCCTGTCTCTCTTTTGTCCCATTCtcaatacttaaaaaaaatgtatcccCCCCTCTTCTCTTTTCactgaataaatatatataataatttaaaatttttaaaaataaattatataagaatttaaaaaaatatataagagaaaagACAAATTAAAGAAGATATGGGTTgaagatataatatttattcttatatttaattgtaagaattttaatattttttactttgtttttattttaatttttattagaaaatctcTTATTTAGAGAAAAACAGGTCAAAAAAACCCGATCTTACGGACTGAATTGTCATTTCTATTAATTAATGGtcacaaaatgaaaaaattgaaaggcAACAAGAACAATctaagaaagagaagaaattggatatcaattaattaataaataaaaataatattaaggcTGCGTTTGGACGACCACTAAGCTCCAACTCATTGAATTATAAGTCGTTTTTTCCAATAAATTCTACTTCCCATTCCTGCTACactgttatttttatattaaataaaataaaataaaattccctATGTTAATATCCAGACCCGGATCCGAATAGCAGACGAGCACCGCAACCGCAACACCTTCTTTAACGCGTTTACCTTGGTATCATTGGGACTTTGTTTCTTTCTCGGCAATTTCTTATTTGCAGAGCCacatttttcttcctcttcctcttcacaTTACCAGATCCGTCACGAACTCCGTTCAACGTTACCCAGATCCACTGTTTAACTCTATATCTCAACGGACTTGATTCGTTTTTCGCATTAAATCTCAATCCCCAGATCACCGACAATTcagaaattttagaaaaaaaattttcttttggagATGAAGAGCTCGAGCAAACTTTTCACGTTGGGGTTGGTGGCGTCATGGTACGCTTCGAATATAGGAGTTCTGCTACTGAATAAGTACTTGTTAAGTAATTACGGGTTCAAGTACCCGATCTTTTTGACCATGTGTCACATGACGGCTTGTTCTTTGTTAAGCTACATCGCCATTGCGTGGATGAAGATGGTTCCTATGCAAACTATCCGATCTCGTCTTCAATTTCTCAAAATCGCGGCGCTGTCTTTCGTGTTCTGTATCTCTGTTGTTTTTGGGAATGTCTCGTTGAGGTTCCTGCCGGTTTCTTTTAACCAGGCTGTTGGTGCCACGACGCCGTTTTTCACCGCTGTTTTTGCCTACTTGATGACGTTTAAGCGTGAAGCTTGGCTCACTTATGTCACCCTCATTCCTGTTGTTACTGGGGTTATCATAGCTAGTGGGgtatgtaatataatttttccttctgttgttttggtgttttttcattccttggtttttttttttttttttgtaaattgaGTAATTTGGGTTTTTGTTTATGGGGTCGGTTGGAATTGAGcttatttgtttctttgtttgagGTCTTGgtgaaaatttggatttttctAAAGGTTTTTGGTGGTTGGTGAAATCAAATTAGACGtataatgaaatcaaattaGCTTATTGTAGTTGTTTTTTGATTTGGAAACGGgataaatatcaaattcgagGTAGAAACCAGTTGTTTAGTTGAATCAATGGGATGGCCTTGCTTCAGTTCAATGATTATAGTCTCAGCTTTGTTGATTTGGGCTGTAAGTAAACTCTGATAAtccttttgaattttatacagCAGAACGAAGCAAGTCTGCTATGTAGTTAGAATTCTATGTAACAATTATTTTGGTTTTCAGCTATATTCAAGTATAACACAACTTTGTAACTAGTTGATGCTTTTAATTTATGTGTCATTATAGTGATCTTATTGGAAAACTATTCTGCTTCTGactgtttttattgttttcttatgtGGGTTCAGGGTGAGCCAAGTTTCCATTTATTTGGCTTTATAATGTGCATTGCAGCAACAGCTGCCAGGGCGCTTAAATCAGTGCTACAAGGAATTTTACTTTCTTCTGAAGGGTAAGGAAactgttttatttcattttaacttGAAGGCATAAGTTCTTGGTCTTATGTTTCAAGTAATTAGGACATTAGTAAAGGTTACtgaaaaatatgtaatttttttgaagGGAAAAGCTGAATTCTATGAACCTCCTTCTATACATGGCTCCAATAGCTGTTGTGTTTCTACTCCCGGCAACActtataatggaaaaaaatgtGGTTGGTATTACGCTTGCTCTTGCTAGAGACAATATCAAGATCATCTGGTATCTACTATTCAATTCAGCGCTAGCTTATTTCGTGAATCTGACCAACTTTTTGGTCACTAAACATACCAGTGCTCTGACACTCCAGGTATGCCTCATTTCTGGATTTATTCTTTGACAAAACATTTGttatttttgcttttctttcaaTGTTTAAGCCTAATAACTCAATGCCTTTCTGTTCATAAATATAAGAAAGTTCACAAACATAAAGAAGAGAAATTTCCATGATTAACAATCAATAGACAACTTAAAGCTGGTTATGAAACTAACTGGGATCCTTTTGAGTGGATATGATTTTGGGATGATAGGACCCCAGTAGTGAAAGGACATTGTGTGAACTGTGGTAGAGCTCCCCTTGGATTTGTTGTCATGGTTTAATTTGGATTGTTTTGAGATGGTGTACCTACTCAAAGTTAACGGTCAAATCTATGTATGGTATTTTTTGGGGGGATTTTATCTTTGGTTTCACATTCCAGGTCGTACTATGGTATGGGGGTAATATCAACCCTCCTTGTGGATCATTTTATTGCTTTCCCATGCTTGAAATTATACCAGCTTTGGTTATCTTCTATTGTGATTTTTCATATGTTGTGAAACCCATCAAACAATCTCAACTGGTGTGTTTAAAGCATCAATTTGATAGAAGAGATAGGCATTGTTGGAATTTGTAATTCTTACTCTTTTTAGAAAGCTGTGTCTCCAACCCTTCAATGTCTTGTTCATATTTTTCCTTGCAAACAACTATACCTATTggagaatttaagaaaaatagaaaataacccCTTTTCCATTGTTGTCATCATGTTTACTATTTTCTTCACTCCGGTTCATTGCAGATTTAATTGTTTTGATACATTCAAACGTTAATTCTTTCTTGCTCTTTTCGTCTCACATGTTTCTTCaaagtattaaatatatattatgtgatgAGATTAATAAAGCATTTGGGTCGTTCAGGTACTAGGAAATGCAAAGGGGGCAGTAGCTGTGGTGGTAtcgattttgatatttaaaaatccAGTTTCTGTGACCGGAATGCTTGGTTATACACTAACAGTGTTTGGAGTGATCCTCTATAGTGAATCAAAGAAAAGAAGTAAGACGACATGAAGGAAAAGAATATGCGTAATCTGTTATGAATAGTGCCAAAAGAGAGGCAACAGCTCTGGTGGGCAAAGTTTGAGGTGCGTGGTGGTGGTCTTAGATTTTGCCcattcaaattctattttttagCTGGAAGCCTGAGACTAGGATTCCATCTTGTATCAGCAACAAGCGCAGGATTAGACAAAAGTAGAaaaatccaataaaaagtgACTGATTTATCTCTATTATGCCCAGCTTGGTGTTTGTAGAGAATATTGTTTTACCTTCTTTATTCTTTCAAGAAAGATTTGTAGAATTGGGTCACTATACAACTAAGTCTGTTATTAACatttgttatattgattaattaacgAAAGTTAGTCATGATTTCAAATGGTTTTGGAAGTTCTTtctctgcttttttttttaaatcatggaagatcattttcttttagttataaaaaaataatttagatgaaTGAAACGTGAGATAAATCAGAATTTAGaaaaagttttgtaaaattgACATATCTATCTATGTATCTatgtatctatctatctatatatatatatatatatatatatatatatatatatatgactgaCATGGACTGATatgaaagaagatgaaaatgaagatggaGGGTAAATCCAAAAAAGAGGAAATTCCATAATCAAGGAGAGAAAATAGAAGACATAGGAAGACATACAGAGAAggaaaaattgattaaactatGCACGATAGGCGTGGGATATAAAGTTGCCATGCCTTTCACCTTCCAAACAAACTCACATCTTCTGTGTCTTCCAGGTGCAACTCTTActtttatacaatatatatatattactcttAGTTGAACTCAACAAACCcaacaaattttgttatatttttaatggaTTTTGAGTGTTGAAACCAGTCACGGTTCTTCCACTTGAAGAACCAAGAGTGCTCAAGTTGGGATCATCCTTGTACCTGTTCCAGGCTGTTTGAAACTGTAAGTCTTTACATCTAGTCAATAcaggaaggaaaaaataaagCTTGATTCTTTTGGGCCcaatatgaatataattttttctttaaaaaaacaaaaagattctTACTGTTTCAGCAGAATTAGGATCTGAATAATAAATCATACCAGTTCTGATTTCCTCCCGAGCTCTTCTCATTGCTGCCTCCTTGTACAATTTGGTAAGTTCATCCACCGATCTGAATTCAAAATATGAGAAGGTGAATTCGAAActgagaaaaaaagagagtcCGAAAATTGGATgccaatataataaaaataaaatgcttAGAACTACAGTCACAAGCTGGGAAAGTGGAAGATTCTCGAAACTCGGATCAAGAATTGTTTAACAAATTGGTTGTAGGAGGATGACACATATATGTTTTGAAATGAGAAAAGAGAAGTGGCTCCCTGCAGAAATTTAAGTCAATTGTAGGTCTTCGTGTTAAAAAACTGATCAATGAATTGCCTATATACAAAACATCTTTCATGGAACTAGTTTGCAGGACCCAAAAAATCCAATAGAGCCTGAAAAAGAGCAATgacaaaattaagaaatgaaCAAAAGTTTTCAGCATTTAAAAAGAATCAATTCTTTTGTTGATTTTCAGCAATGCCCTAAACAATTGTCTAAGCAGCAGCAGTTTTGAATCTCAGAGTTCCCCACacatattttgatttaattgttttaacaattaaaatatcgTACTAATTTACCATTTCACTTCCTCAAATGATGTGTATATGATGATGCATTCTAATTATGATCAAGCAGAATCTAAAATTCATCAAACTCCTAGATGAGGGGAAAACTTAATTACCCGTCAACATATGGAGAGTTCCCTATGCACGTTAATTTTACTGTAGTTTGAAGCCCCTTGAGAACCTGCCCAATAAAttcagaaattaatttaatacactCAATAAAAAGCACCAATTACATTAGTGGCCGCCAAAATTCGTGAATTTGCTGCAGTAAAAAGATGTTCGATAAGAGCACAAATAATTAGATTCTCATCGCACCAAATGTGTCTAACAATACTGATCACAGGTTCAGTCAAAAGTAGATGTTATTCAATAGAAAAAGCTTTTAAATCTTTACATGTTTAGAAACAAACCAAAAAGCATAACGCCAAAGAAAAATTCTATCATATTCCTTTAGGAAGTACAATTCAGAATTATAGTCTTTGCAGAGCAAAAAGCTAAACTTAAAAGCTATATATTCATACATCAAGACAATAACAACAGCTATTTCAAATGTAAGATACTGTTACCAATGTTAAAAGTTTGATGCTTGATCTTGGAGTTCATTAATTAGAAGACTGTTAGACCACCTATCATCAAAGTATACCGAAGGAATAGGAGCAGCAGTGGAAATTTACTACAAGGTGAGGTGGAGTCAATTAGAAAAGAAGGCAAAGGATTGGCACACATGGGGGCTGGAAAATGGAAGGCAAATGTGATTGGATTGACAGCATGTAGAAGGGAGGAGGAAAGAGAAATGCAGTTTTGAGGAAATTAAGTAGGGAAATCTGGGATTTTAGGCGCTATGGCCTGGGAGGATTTGGCACGTACATTGCCagaacattttcttttgtttactGTTTATTTCCGATTGACTTTTACTGGTGAACTGAAAGTGTTGGACTtgcttatttgaattaatataattattctgtTACTGTTCGATTGGTCTGTTGACTTTATGGTGGATTGTTGTGTTTGTGGGGGAAGAGTATTTGCTGGTAGAATGAGTATTTGCAGGTTGGTCTGGATAGTGGTTGTAGAAGAGTTGTCTAAACAAGAGAAGAAACAGATTACTGACACAGGTATTCATCGCACACAGAGTGCATCAGGATGCACCAttattttacaatgtaaaattaGAAGTTTCACGACTTTTTAAACCTcaaattgttgaaaaagaaagagagaaaaatgaataCTACTTGAATTAGAAGATGCTAGTTCTCACCAGTGACAAAGTTTCATCATCATCAGCATGCATCCATTTGAAGAAAAGTGGAAGTATGCGACCAAAATGAGCTAATAAAACAAGGCTAAGACCACCGAAAAGAGGTTCAATATCTTTGGGCCATGCAAGACGTGGCTCCTTTATTTCTTGGCTGCCGCTCCAAGTGACTGAAGCATCTCGTTCAATATCCTTTCAAACCTAGCCTATCTACAAGCTCCTTTCtgatctaaaaataaaaactaaaaagatcTAAGGCCCAGAAGAGATCTGATGCACTTTTAGCCAGTCACAGCAtgtaaatttactaaattttctGGTGAAACACATAATTTAGAACTGTGTAAACTCATGTCACCCAAAAGATTGTAACCATAATGAAGCATAAGAAGCATTCTTGACCCTGAAAAGAGGTCACAAATGTGCATCCATTTGTGATCCCAACTGGTTATCAATCCCTATGATTAGAAGCTACAAAATCAGGATATGCAGTTAAAAACTTATGAAAAGTAAAACAAAGATTACAAGAATACCACGAGCTATTGCAGTTACTTCTCTGTGTACTAGTCACAAGAAGAACTGACATCTCCACAACAAGGTGCCATATCTCATCAGCGGAAGAAATATTCTGACAGCAAGCATCAAGAATCACATCTTCATACAAACTAAGATCCATAACATTCACATTTTCTGCAAGATGTATAAGCACAACCATACCCTGCgcctgaaatttttttgaaaaagagTATCATCCAACAATTTGCAAATGATTACAGCagtcatatcatatgatatattaatcaAAGCACATACTTTGACCTCCCGTGACCAGTGGTCAAGCGCAGCCAATGCACAAGGAATTAGCAAGTTGCAGAACTTGCCCAAATCAGGATATGCTCAACCTACAAACATTATCACAACCTCTCTTAAAATAACGAAAAATCTGAACTGGACAATAAATTTTACAACTAGCCGGTTTACTATAGAATTTAAACACAATAAACTTCATGAAAACAAGTTA
This window encodes:
- the LOC123206941 gene encoding 60S ribosomal protein L35a-1-like codes for the protein MVKGRQGERVRLYVRGTILGYKRSKANQYPNTSLIQIEGVNTKEEVAWYTGKRLAYIYKAKVKQNGSHYRCIWGKVTRPHGNSGVVRAKFKSNLPPKSMGDRVRVFMYPSNI
- the LOC123206939 gene encoding probable sugar phosphate/phosphate translocator At3g11320 produces the protein MKSSSKLFTLGLVASWYASNIGVLLLNKYLLSNYGFKYPIFLTMCHMTACSLLSYIAIAWMKMVPMQTIRSRLQFLKIAALSFVFCISVVFGNVSLRFLPVSFNQAVGATTPFFTAVFAYLMTFKREAWLTYVTLIPVVTGVIIASGGEPSFHLFGFIMCIAATAARALKSVLQGILLSSEGEKLNSMNLLLYMAPIAVVFLLPATLIMEKNVVGITLALARDNIKIIWYLLFNSALAYFVNLTNFLVTKHTSALTLQVLGNAKGAVAVVVSILIFKNPVSVTGMLGYTLTVFGVILYSESKKRSKTT
- the LOC123206960 gene encoding LOW QUALITY PROTEIN: uncharacterized protein At2g39910-like (The sequence of the model RefSeq protein was modified relative to this genomic sequence to represent the inferred CDS: deleted 2 bases in 2 codons); translation: MNYTPPEDAAVSIKSILYTLLDVETALDITVESLFHAIANEYGTILAGLLPEVVPLLKERIKESSIDIDNDTDQAQGMVVLIHLAENVNVMDLSLYEDVILDACCQNISSADEIWHLVVEMSVLLVTSTQRSNCNSSCWDHKWMHICDLFSGSRMLLMLHYGYNLLGDMSLHSSKLCVSPENLARFERILNEMLSHLERQPRNKEPRLAWPKDIEPLFGGLSLVLLAHFGRILPLFFKWMHADDDETLSLVLKGLQTTVKLTCIGNSPYVDGSVDELTKLYKEAAMRRAREEIRTAWNRYKDDPNLSTLGSSSGRTVTGFNTQNPLKI